In one window of Henckelia pumila isolate YLH828 chromosome 1, ASM3356847v2, whole genome shotgun sequence DNA:
- the LOC140874887 gene encoding ubiquitin-conjugating enzyme E2 32, translating into MAEEKFNRKNPAVKRILQELKEMQSNPSDDFMSLPLEENIFEWQFAIRGPRDSEFEGGVYHGRIQLPAEYPFKPPSFMLLTPNGRFETQTKICLSISNHHPEHWQPCWSVRTALVALIAFMPTSPNGALGSLDYPIEERRKLAVKSREAAPTFGSSERQKLIDEIHEYMLSKAPPVPQGNQISEARSRSDVNEEQRNPQNDIVDTTTDPHLHAAHEDGIVEEPNETPPTANRTQTSQIASNVPTNGQQLLRNPDLRSPKQADDRLFTWAAFGLTIAILLLLLKKFLKANGHGAVFMNES; encoded by the exons ATGGCGGAGGAGAAGTTCAATCGGAAGAATCCAGCGGTGAAGAGGATTTTGCAGGAGCTCAAGGAGATGCAATCCAACCCCTCCGATGATTTCATGAGCCTCCCTCTCGAG gaaaatatatttgaatGGCAATTTGCAATCAGGGGACCCAGGGATTCAGAGTTTGAGGGGGGAGTTTACCATGGAAGAATTCAGTTGCCTGCTGAATATCCTTTCAAGCCTCCTTCATTTATGCTGTTGACG CCGAATGGTCGATTTGAAACCCAAACCAAGATATGCTTGAGCATTTCAAATCATCACCCAGAACACTGGCAGCCATGCTGGAGTG TTCGAACTGCTTTGGTAGCACTAATTGCATTCATGCCTACAAGCCCAAATGGTGCGCTGGGATCATTGGATTACCCTATAGAAGAGAGGCGAAAACTTGCTGTGAAATCTCGTGAAGCTGCACCGACTTTTGGGTCATCTGAACGCCAGAAGTTAATTGACGAG ATTCACGAATATATGCTGAGCAAAGCACCCCCAGTGCCTCAAGGCAACCAAATCTCTGAAGCACGGTCTAGAAGTGATGTGAATGAAGAGCAGCGCAATCCCCAAAATGACATTGTTGATACCACAACGGATCCCCATCTTCATGCAGCTCACGAAGATGGGATAGTTGAGGAACCAAATGAAACACCTCCAACTGCCAACAGAACTCAAACATCACAAATCGCCTCTAACGTCCCCACAAACGGGCAGCAGCTGTTGCGAAACCCTGACCTAAGATCTCCAAAGCAGGCTGATGACAGGCTGTTCACGTGGGCAGCTTTTGGGCTTACGATTGCTATACTTCTCCTTCTACTGAAGAAGTTTTTGAAAGCTAATGGACATGGTGCAGTCTTTATGAACGAGTCATAG